The Methanomicrobiales archaeon genomic interval CCGCCTCGATGCCGGGAGGGACCCTGGCGGGATCGAAGGAGCAGGTGGTGAAGAAGAGCGCCTCCATCGACCGGATCACCCCTGACGTACAGCGCAGCGTCGCACAGCTTCGGATGGAAGGATCGTGCCGCATCGCCGTGAGCACGCTGCGCATCGCCTCCCCTCCCCGCCCAAAGGCAATCCGATCCGCCGCGGTCTGCAGATCCTCGCGGCAGCGGATCCCCTCGCCGACCGCTGCCACGTCTCCCCGGTCCCGTGCATTGGGCATGGCATAGACGATGTCCATGCCGCTCTCCGGGATCAGGCGTTCGTCCAGGAATCGGTTCAACGCGGCGATCGCCCGATTCAGGCCTCGCAGCACGTGGTCGCGTTCCTG includes:
- a CDS encoding thiamine-phosphate synthase family protein; the encoded protein is MYLQERDHVLRGLNRAIAALNRFLDERLIPESGMDIVYAMPNARDRGDVAAVGEGIRCREDLQTAADRIAFGRGGEAMRSVLTAMRHDPSIRSCATLRCTSGVIRSMEALFFTTCSFDPARVPPGIEAVEWGVAFCCREGVPDAIWNRGREGIEPLVRIFAEDPMRVADNIIKISARIQDRAIDT